The window TAAGGTATTCATCTTTAAGGGTTAAATTTGTTTTTTTGAATTCCTTGTAAAATTACGTGAGtaggtaattattattattattattatttaaataagtACTATAGCACATAAATTAATAGTCAAATGCATATGTAATAAGAAATAGATAAATATatttataatcattacatttttgcATTTTCGGTACAATTTTACACAGCTTAAACAAACAATCAAAGCATCTCATCATTATTGTTAAATATAATTGACATCATCCAATaagtaaaataaattgtaatcattgtctaattttctttatttattaagggcatgtttgatttttcttgtcaattataattattttgtaaatgggtaataattatttatttaggtAATCACTGCATCTTATCCAATATAGATAGTGATGGCATActttttaaaaactaaaattaaaaaatttacaaaataaatgcgaggcccgccatgatgtatgtgacttatccatgccgtccattcgttatGGTAACTGACGAGGGTATaagctcaaaaaatgaggcaaatccaaagctcaagtgaaccacaccatgggaaaccatgagaatcgaatgcctaccatAAAAACTTTACGGGGcttcgaagttttggatcaagttagcATTTGTGTTTCTgtttatccatgtctgtatgaccttatgaaccagTTAAATGACAAATGAACCTCAATGTAGGCCCACTGAAGAAAAAAACAATTGTCAATGGTGGATGAATTAAGGCTACTGTTTTTattcgtgtggcctacttgagcattgaatctacctcttttttggcTTATGTCTCCAAACgttatgataaaatagatggGCTAAGGAAGAATTAAGGCTACTGTTTTTattcgtgtggcctacttgagcattgaatctgcctcttttttggctTATGTCTCCAAACgttatgataaaatagatggatagcccGGATATgttacatacaacatggtggggcccataaatttAAATCAATACTTTTGGActgattttcgaggtggaattactTGCCCATTTTCAAAACAGGTGAAAAAGAAATAATGACTTATTTACCAAGGATTTACATGAAATATAGAATATCAAATAGGCCTTAAGGTAATTGGAGAAATAAAATATGCCCTTACTAcgtaagaaattcaaaatatagaTATGAAAAACTATCATGaaatccttttgaagtagatgaCTGTATATTTTAACAGTGAATCCATAGTTTAGTTTAAGTTGCATTTCTTTTCAAAAACATTAGAAGgtcaattataaaaataaatattataaaaaaaattaaaaaaaataaatcaccaATTCATCAAGAGCATTATTGTCATTTTCAAGGGAAGATGGGTACTTACCACCTGTTGTGGGGGCTCCAACTGGAACTCCGAGCACTGCAACAAAATAACACAAAATGGTCAGCTAAATGATCTGAACGGTCAGATTAGCTTTTAACGGCTCAGATCTCTCCTTAGATTATAATGTAATGATGATGAACTTGCCCACTTGGAGAAAGAACCGTTAAAAATGGTGGACAATCTATGCTAGCAATCGAGAGAAATAACAAAGTGGAGAAAGCAGGTAGTCCGCGGACTACTGAAGTGAAATGGAGGTCTGACGAACGGGCAATGTGGACGATCCTCTTTTAAGTGTGAATGATACTGACCGTTGAAAAGAGATAGACTTGACTGCAAACAGCTACGATCTCGACTGTCCATCGATTGAACGGCTAGCGTCGTTTGTAGTGAATGTACTCCTCAGGCCGGTAAGTACTTTTTGAACTGTCCAGTTAATCCACAAAACATGTTCCAGCTGGTGTATTGCAAATTCACTTAAATAGTCCCGCGGACTACGAAATCAAATTTCACTACTAAGGGAAAATTTCTGTACCAACGAAATTACGTTCTAAAAAATGAGATCTAGACCTTCAAGCAGTCATGTACGAGATCTGAACCTTTCATCTACTGGGAATCAGAGTAGATGGGACGTATACGAAAAGTCACATACATCAATCAATCCTAGCCGTTGATTGGAAAGACTCTTGTTTAATAGAAATAGATGGTTTAGAGAGAAGTCCATCCAATGGTGGAATTTCAATAGGCTCAAATCGTCCAATATCAACCTTCAATAATCTGAATGGCATGATTTTCAGATTATAGCCTATCCATGGTAGAGAACCAtagatgaacggtcaggatctcaAACACGTGTGCCCCATGTGCGGGTATTGGGTTCCCACCTGTACAACTGAGGTTCCAGGATGCCTATCCGCGTGTCTAGGACCCTATAAATCGGGGTTTAGATGTGGCCCAAAATCGAATCAACGGTGCTTGATGAAAAGTAAAACTACTGGCGCATTTTTAACAAATTGGTCCTATGGAGTTCTAACGTGAGCCAGGTGGTCATTAATAAAAATTAGTAAAAAGAGAATCCACCTCTGGACTCAGATTTTCTCGGTATTGATACAGCCGAACTTCACTCGGCCTCCAAACCACTCACAATCTCGCGCATTTTAGTGTATCGCGGCAGGCATAAAGAATCTGCCCAGGGACTAAAGATAACACAGGTTAAAATTCCATCCTGGCGTATTTTAGAGGAGCACATCGTCTCAAGGAAATTGCGTGCAGCCAAACCAAAACGTTAGCGTAACACACACCCCTGCTTATTGTAGACTAAACCTCCGTAAACCTACTACCTTGCGCACCAACCCAAATCCCCCCCCATCCGGCATGTTTCAGAAAAGACGCGCGACCAATTCCAAAACTCGGAGCATCCGTATACCCCAGCGCATTTTATACTAAACCTGTATAAAAACACTAACTTACGgaactagccaatggctagtggtcagtgctctgtggaccccaccatgatgtatgtgtttcatccatgccgtccactcattcttccagatcattttatgctatgagcccaaaaacaaggttaatccaaatttcaagtggaccgcacagtgttgattgaacgcccaccattaaaaacttcttgggcccacaaaagttttagatcaagctgatatatttttttcccttcatccaagtctgtatgacctaatcaaaacgttagatgtcaaataaccattacagtgtgccctaggatgtttttaatggtggaaattcaatcactactgttttcccatggtgtggtccacctgagatttagatctacctcatttttacgatcaagccctaaaattatctttcaaaatgtatggacagcatggataaaacaaatacatcatggtggggtccacatagcaccgaccactagccacctggctagtgacagcgtcactagccaaaccgcctcCCTAACCTACGCAGTATCCGGCGCATTTCAGAAAAAAACCCAGTACAAAACGCTAACATGCGccgttaagagagagagagagagagagagagagagagagagagaggtggagttACTAACGTGCGCAAAGGCTGACGGGAGTGTCGATCTTGCAGATGGTGGGCAGTTTGAGGGCCTTGGAGGGATCGACCTGAACACCAAAGCTGCTGGTGATGTTGGGGTCTGCAAGAAGCTGGCACAAGCACTTGGGCGAGCTCCCAATCAGGCCCTCCAATCCAGGGCAGCACCCCTTTGACGGCTTCGTCACGTTGCTTCCAGACTCTACGTACGTCAGGCAATCTGATAAGTTCAAGAGCGGCGTGATACAATCCTCAACGGCTGGGGCGGGCGCTAGTTCTGGGCCCGCTGCCGCTTCTGGACCCTGACCCCTTACAATGCCGCACATCATGAAAGATCCAACGGTGGCGATTATCATCATGGAAATGATCGACTGGATATTCGCCATTGATTTGTTTTGATGAAActtcttctgctgctgctgctgctgcttttccTCTTCTTGTGTTATTAAAAATGAGAAATACTCACCGATCCTACCCTATTTAGGCTGAATtggaaattactaaaatacccttatAAGCAGTTGGGTAAACACAAACACGTAACACGGCCTTGTTATGGAAGAAAATTTATAGTGGGTCAGGAGAGCGGAATACCTGTGACCGCATAGAGATAtccgtgagaaatctactccgtccatctgtttttaaagactacAATAaaacaggattctaaaaatcaggcagatccaaaggttaGGTGAGCCACATCAATAAAACAGTTGGAACAATAGCATCCACCGTTAAAGCCTTCCTGGAGCTgaattgtttatatgccatccaaatcgttcatagaattattactaCTCAATAAACTGAAGGAataaataacaacttgataagAAAAACTTTTGTTTATGCCGagagttcaatctccactgtttattatagtatggtccacatgagttttggatctgcttaattttttaaatCTTCTCTTTCAAAAtacatggacggagtggattttgtttTCCTCCATGCAGGGCCCTATATGTCACTCACACAAAACATCTCATTATGAGATCGGAAAACAAagggtatgtgaggcccattttgatgttggTGTGCCATTCACCGCAATCTCTAGCATCGACTCATGGGATTGGGAAAAACAAACCTAAGTTGCCCATCATTGTCCTCTCTCTAGGGAGTACACAACACCTAACACACACCACAACGGCTGCTCAAACCAATGACCTTATTTTGAAACTCCAACAAGTTTATTACTTATGGAGCTAGGCATGGAGTTGAGTTGGACTGAGTTAGGATTAACCCGGCTTGACCAGATTTTGAATTAGACCTGATCTGAGCTTGACTTGGCTTGGTACCGAATTCAACATGCTTCACCCAGTCCAAGTTCAAGTCTAGCTGGGACTAACTCCGACCGAGTCCGACCCAGTCAAAATACTGAGTCGGACCTGGTCACAAATACCGAGTTACGTTAGGTGTGGTGGGTATATGCGGGGCTAAAATCCCAACTCAAAACTTAGGTGCACTTGCCAGTATTGTAGCCTCTCCATCAACTACACGGCATCTCATATATGAAACAacaaatctagttttcttttttaaatgcaCAGATAGGTTTTGAATAGAGAAGAGTCAATATCAAGTCCAATTTCAAATTGAACCTTGTTGACTCAAGTTAGTGGTTGACACGAACTCAACTTAGTTTGAGTTCGGATGGGAAGTCTACTTGGTTTGAATGGACTAACCCACTCAATTCGAATCGAGCCGGGTCGAGTCGAGTATGAACAAGACTCTCGAGTCTAAACAAGTTCCACGAGCTGAGTCGCGTCCATCTCTATCTACTTTCTTCTCCCTTTACCTTATCtccttttttatttatattgTACTGAAcattctccttttctctctttaatccggacgcggattgcgtcctaacctgCCTGTCCCTAGCCTTGAAAAGACAGTTCTGTGGGATGGGCCCAACATGTTGTATATGTTTGTTCAAGTTGTCCAGCaaattttttcaggtcattttaaagcatgagcatAAATATGATGCAGATCCGCTCAAATGGAAGACACCACATGTGACTCCTGCATTTAAGGTAACTCGCATTTAATGCAACGAATCTTATtatttggcgtggtccactttattattagatccaccttatttttgtgttcatgactttctttttttttacacacgcacacacaccccacacactcacgctagtggaatttcaccacctatgggtactcgtacccttgacccggtgttgaaactcctgagagtctaccactggagcaagagcatGGACCTTTGTTTTCGtgttcatgacttaaaatgatgcgagaaaactgatggacggcttagataaacagatacatgcatcaaggtgggcctgcccAAAGAACTACCCGTTCaaggctagagacgggcgggggtacgacgcaatccgcgtccccttgtTCCTTCCCTAGAGTAGCATAGCGTGAGGGATACGGATCAGGTGGAATTGCCAGCACTGCCGCAAGCAATGGTGTGTCGATGTGTCAGACGTTGTGGGGTGTAacgtgatggatgtgttttatatctatgccgtccatttgcTTTGCAccttcattttagggtataatcccAAAATAAATCAGATCTGAAGATCaggtgtgggccacactataaggaaataatggtgattgaatatccacctttaaaaacttagTGGGGACCAAAAGAAAGTTATGATCAggctgatgtttttgttttccctttacccAGGTTGAGTGAACTTATCAATAGGTTccataacaaataaacattatattggccTTGCAAATATTTCAAGGATGGGTATCATTATCATCACCCTTTCTTATAATaacgtgatccacttgagcttaagaaataattcatttttgggttgacagcctaaaataagctgcaaaaagggatgcatagtgtggatataaaacaaatgcatcatgtTGCGCCTCACAGCTCCCAGCATGTATGGGTGCGCCACTTCCAAGTCAGCTGGACCGAAAGAGCCTTACCATGTATGGTACGTAGTAAGGGTACATACCGGACGATTCGgtccagttctggggtgaaactggaactgaACCGTTCCTAACAGTTGTAGGATTTTTGGAACAGGaatcggaccgttagcaccctagaactgaaccggAACTAGAcagttaaaaccggttcggttccggatcaaTTCAcagttcagagagagagagagagagagagagagagagagagagagagggtcctTGCTCTCGCTCcaatggtagactcttaggagtttcaacacctgatcaagggtttgagcacccataggtggtgaaaacccactacgacgtgagtgtgtgtgcgtgtgttaaaaaaaaaggagagagaaacaacgagagagagagagaggaccagcGAGAGAGAGGTCCGGTGGTGGTGAGAGAGAggacctgagagagagagaggatcgacgacagagagagaaagatgaccgaagagagagagagaggaacgacGACAGAGAGAGGGCAAGCGCAGTAGGGTGGGGTCAGCGTGAATAGGGGTTAGGGACTTAAGATttaggttttttgtttttgttttgttttaaatATAGGTTCGGTTTCTAGTTCAGTTCAATAGTTCAGTTCCACAGTTCGAATCCACAGATCGGTTCACAGTTTGAT of the Magnolia sinica isolate HGM2019 chromosome 7, MsV1, whole genome shotgun sequence genome contains:
- the LOC131251115 gene encoding non-specific lipid transfer protein GPI-anchored 2-like produces the protein MANIQSIISMMIIATVGSFMMCGIVRGQGPEAAAGPELAPAPAVEDCITPLLNLSDCLTYVESGSNVTKPSKGCCPGLEGLIGSSPKCLCQLLADPNITSSFGVQVDPSKALKLPTICKIDTPVSLCALLGVPVGAPTTGGGSTAASSPTAPPPEKSRGGSRFSISALAIVFSLSGVAAAIF